CAGTCCTCTATCATGCGGTTGAATTCTACACGCTTTTTGGTATTTGTTCCGCTGATACCCTCGTCTGCATATATCCCTGCAAATATCCACTTGGGATTCGTCTGTATTGCTCTTGTGTAATGGTCTACCTGTGCCTGATAGCTTGACTGCTGTTCCTCAAGCTCAGTACTGACACGGCAGTAAGCTGCAACCCTGAGCTTGATTTCTTCTGTACGGCTATGAATATTATATGTGGGATCCGCAGGTATTACTGATACCGTTCTTCTTGCTCCCGGCATTTCAATCTCTCCTTTTTTGTTTTTCTATTCGATTCGTATGCTGTTTCCGCTGCTGTTCCGTTTATGAATTCAAATCGGAGTATGCCACTGGTATATATAGTTATGTTCCGTATTATCTGCAAAAATAAACCCCTGTCGAAGGCTTCAACAGAGGTAATGTCATTAAGAGAATTTTTTAGTTTATTTGTCTGATATGTAAAGTCATCCGCCGAGCAGTTCATGTATTCCTCTGCTGCATTGTCAAACAGCAGCCTTACTGCTTCCCTTGGGTCTGAACAACTCTGACCTGATTTATATATGAGTTCAGGGTTATTGGATAGTTTTCTGATTTTCGGATTATCAGGTAGACTGCTGATTTCATGTGGCCTCGGATACCTTGTATATATCAATTTCGGTTCCTCCAGTACCTTTTTCACTATATCAGTAAAAGCCTGCTCCAGCTGTGCATCGTCTATAACTGCACTTCTGCAGCATACTCTATTATTTACAATGTATCTCTTGCATTTCCAGTTGCATTTTTTATTTGCATTATGATGCTCTGTATACCGTTTAAATATTGCACCGCATTCTCCGCATATCAGTTTTCCGCTAAATGGGTATATTCCTGTCTTGCTGTTTGCCAGATAGTTATTGCTATGATTGAGCTGCCTTGCCCTTTCCTGCCGTATTGTTTCTGCGGTCCGGTAGTCATTCTCTGTTATGACAGCAGGGTGGTATTCATCACCAATGTATTTTATATTTTTAAGTATGTTACCAACTGAGCAGTGATTCCAGGATGGCTTGCCACTTGCGTTAAGTACTCCGGCTTTTGTGAGCTCCTGAGATATTTTCATCATTGATTTTCCCGATATAAAGCTGCTAAATATCATTTTGACTATATCAGCTTTTTCACTGTCAATGGTAATACTTCCATCAGATATTTTATATCCCAGCGGCATATGTCTCTGCATCCTGTTTCACTCCATTCATAGGTATTCCATAAGCTCTAGTCCGTTTATAAGTGTAAATACAAGCTGTGTTTGAGATTTAACTGTTATCACTTTTACGGTTTTTTCGAACATATTTTCATCGTATTCTTCGATAAGGCCTTCATGTGCTTTAACGATGTTTATAAGCTGTTTTGTTTGCTCTATTTCAAAGCTTACATTTGTATTATCAAGTATTCTGTTCCTTTTGCTTTTCAGTTCTTCCAGCTCTGTTTCTATGACATTACTTTTCAGTATAAAAAGAGCAGAGTCGATGTATCCCTTAGATCTTAGTCTGTTTAACACCTGATTCTGCTCATTTAATTCGTATATTCTGTTATTGCACTCCGTTACTTCTTCCCCCGCATAATCCTCAGCTGATATTTTTTTCAGTCCCTCTAACAGCGGAACAAGGATTTTGTTTGTATTGCATTTTAATTTATTAAACAGCTGTATGTATGCCAGTTTTACTTCTTCTTCTTTAATAGCCTTCATACAGCATTGTGTAATGTCCCGTATATGTCTTCCGCAGCTCCACTGAATGTGCTGGTAAGGCTTGTTTTTAAAGATTGTCCTTCTTATAAATGCTTGTCCGCACTCACCGCAAATTATTCTGCCGCTGAACGGGTATCTGTTATTGTATTTTGCAGTATCTGAGCTTTTTTGCTGTGCTTTTCGGTACTGTATAATCTTATTGACCTTCTCCTCTTGCTCCCTTGAAATTACCGGTTCATGATTGTCCTCTATGAAATATTTTTGCTTCTGGCCCTTGTTTCTTTTTCGCAGGAATGGGATAGTATCAGTTGTAAATGTCTTTTGCATCAGCAGGTCCCCTGCATACTTTTCATTCTGCAGGATGTCCCTTACTGTCCCCTCCGACCAGCAGCTGTTTCCACGCTTTGTTGCTATCCCATCCTCTGTCAGCCCTTTTGCTATTGTATATGCTCCTTTACCGCTTAGAAAATCATTAAAGATTCTTCTTACAACCTGTGCCTCTGGCTCCTTAATTATTATATTTCCTTTGGCGTCCATGTCATAACCGTAAGGAAGATATGAAGGCACCCACTCCCCGTTTTGGAAACGCTTCTGGCAGCTCCATCTATTATTCTTTGATATGGAGATCGATTCCTCCTGTGCTATTGAGCTTAGTATTGTTAGTACAAGCTCGCTTTCAGCAGAAAGAGTATTTACATTTTCCTTTTCAAAGTATATGCCTATCCCCAGTGATTTGAGCTTCCGTATTACTTCAATGCTATCCGCAGTATTTCTTGCCCATCTGGATATAGACTTCGTAATCACGATATCTACTTTTCCCGATTCGCAGTCTTTGATCAGTCTTTTGAACTCATCTCGTTTACTTCTGCTAGTACCGCTGATACCCTCGTCTGCATAAACGCCGCAGAACTTCCACTGCAGATTTTTTCGTATCATTGCTGTGTAGTGTTCTACCTGTGCATTAAAGGACTGCAGCTGCTCCTTGCTATCAGAACTGACACGGCAGTAGGCACACACCCGGTATTTTGTTTCATCTGATTTTAATTCTGTTTTTTGGATGGGATTAATTACTGTTACCTTAGGCATATGCTCACTCCTTCCTTATGGTGTTTTGTCTGTCCATCAGCTACACACACTACCACACAAGGGCAGTTATATCAAGTGTTTTTACGTATATACTCCTGCTAAGTCAGGGGAAAAGGAAATCCGGTTCATTTCATCTATTCTCCTATATTCAGAAAGAGTAAGCATCCCCGCCTCAAGCATAGTATTAAGCATATGCAGGGCTGTTTTATACTTTACTTCATTAAGTATTTGCTCCTGAGACATACTCCTTACCTCCTTATCCCTGCACCTTATTAAAAGGATTATGTTCATTTGCTAAAGCAGCTATTTCTCCCTCTGCCGGAGAATATATCCTAATACCCATTTTATAAAGCATGGTGATAAATCTTATTGTTTTTCCGGTATCTCTGCCAATACGTGAGATATTTGTAATAAGCAAAGCATCCATCCTGCCCATTGCAGCCGCTGCACTTACTTCTGCAATACCATTTCTTTTAAAGTTCAAGCCGCTTCCTATATCCCGTGAAATCCCTATTATTTCAAAACCCATTTGCTCTGCATAGTCTATCAGTTCCTTTTCCTGGCCTTTCAAACTGCCCTGTTTATCCTCCGGGGCATCAATACGGCAGTAAAGCCACGCTCTTTTTTGCTGTACCATAGCTATTTCCTCCTGTTTATTAAAACTTTTTTCGAGTTTTTATTTTGATATTACAAGGATGCTGCAGAGATTGGCCCTGCAGCATAGTTTCTAACATCAAGGCTTTTATATGCTTCTTCATTTTCGGTATGTACCTGGTACAATTACTTAGGTACTTATAGCTTAAACTATCTGTGGCAAACAGATATCACAGGAATTCCACCTCCCCCTTAACAAGCGGGCTGCACTTTGGGACTTAACCTCAACTATGCAGGAGTATCTTTATTGACTGTTCAGGTCCTGGCGAAACAGTCCGCCGAGACTGTTTTATGGCCAGACATTTCCGCTCGCCGCCTTTGATAGTGTTTTTCAACGGATTCCCAATCCGCAGGCGGGTTATGGCGTGTCTGCCAGTGTCGCTTACCGCTCATCACGGCTGAACAGCTAATGTATTTAAGCTTTAGTTATTATATTTTCAAGGAACAGAAGAGAGACAATTTATCCCTCTATAGTTAGGAGATTTGAAGGGGTATTTTATAACCTTTTTAAAAATTTGTTTACAAAAATAATGAGCAGCTTAATTGCTGCTCATTATTTGGTTTATTAAATATACTCTTTAATCAGCTGGGTTATTGCTCTTTTAAGTACCTTGGATACGTTGGCCTGACTACAGTGCAGGATTTTTGCCGTCTCTTGCTGTGTATAGCCCTGCCAAAATACCATTTCAATAATTAACCGCTGTTTGGAATTTAACTTTTTTATTGCATTATGTAAGTGTAATTGTGTGATGCTTTCTAAAAAGCCAGATGTTTCTGAAATAATTTCTTCTATGGGAATATATTTAGTAATTGATTCTTGTGATACCAGCTTTTCACCCATTGCATCATATGATCTGTTATGGTAACGATATCGGCGGTCTGAATTGGCAATCTTACGATCCTCATCTATTAGCCATTCCTCCCATGAAATATCAGACTGTATTTTTTCTTTTATCATAGCCTATCCTCCATTCAAGATTTTTTAAGTCGAAAATGAAGAACAAGCGGTGGTGACCTACACCTTTGCCTTGATTTATTTTTCAGTAGCATATACGGGTTTGAATCATAAAATCGAAGCGAGAAAAGTCGAAAATACAGCTTTATTGTCACAAAAATAAAACCCGCACTTTGTCTTAAACAAATTACGGGTTCCGTTATAAATATATGAAATTGTATTTTTAAGCATAAAAAGTATAAATGCATACTAAATTAGCCTGATTATGGCAGATATCCTATAAAAAATGGTTACATAAAATTCTTGGATATTTATAGCAGGAGTCGTGTATGCATATTAAAGCAGAGAAATTCCTTTACCTGCTTTTAAGCAGCTGAGTTAAAGTCAGCAAAAATATATGTTTTTTCTTAAATTAAAATACAATATTCTGTTGTAAGGCATAAACAATGATGTAAGACTTAAACAAAAATTTTTAGGCAGATTTCATTATCAGATTGTTAACCTATGTCTACTTCTTTGAATAATTACATTCTGTTAATTTTTACTTCTTTAAGTAATTAAAAGATACCAGAACGGTTTTTATAAGAAAAACAGGCATTTATAAAGTCCTTCAGGAAGTGGGTTCCTATTTTAAACAGTGCTGGTAACCTTCCTAGCAGTCTAACAGTTTAGTTAAATTCTTACATATAATTATATACTTGTATGTATACATAATATATAGTAAAATTCACCATATATTGGCTATACTTTATATTGATTTTTTCAAATTTATGTATTGTTTTAATTTTTATTTGTTTTTCTCTGATGATAAATATATATTAGGGTGGGTACTTCACATTGGCAGTTCAATATGAACCATACCATGATCCACATAAGAACAGACCTTCCCCTTGGGTGAAAGATAAGATTTATTTTTCCATTGATAAACAG
This genomic stretch from Ruminiclostridium cellulolyticum H10 harbors:
- a CDS encoding recombinase family protein translates to MQRHMPLGYKISDGSITIDSEKADIVKMIFSSFISGKSMMKISQELTKAGVLNASGKPSWNHCSVGNILKNIKYIGDEYHPAVITENDYRTAETIRQERARQLNHSNNYLANSKTGIYPFSGKLICGECGAIFKRYTEHHNANKKCNWKCKRYIVNNRVCCRSAVIDDAQLEQAFTDIVKKVLEEPKLIYTRYPRPHEISSLPDNPKIRKLSNNPELIYKSGQSCSDPREAVRLLFDNAAEEYMNCSADDFTYQTNKLKNSLNDITSVEAFDRGLFLQIIRNITIYTSGILRFEFINGTAAETAYESNRKTKKERLKCREQEERYQ
- a CDS encoding recombinase family protein yields the protein MPKVTVINPIQKTELKSDETKYRVCAYCRVSSDSKEQLQSFNAQVEHYTAMIRKNLQWKFCGVYADEGISGTSRSKRDEFKRLIKDCESGKVDIVITKSISRWARNTADSIEVIRKLKSLGIGIYFEKENVNTLSAESELVLTILSSIAQEESISISKNNRWSCQKRFQNGEWVPSYLPYGYDMDAKGNIIIKEPEAQVVRRIFNDFLSGKGAYTIAKGLTEDGIATKRGNSCWSEGTVRDILQNEKYAGDLLMQKTFTTDTIPFLRKRNKGQKQKYFIEDNHEPVISREQEEKVNKIIQYRKAQQKSSDTAKYNNRYPFSGRIICGECGQAFIRRTIFKNKPYQHIQWSCGRHIRDITQCCMKAIKEEEVKLAYIQLFNKLKCNTNKILVPLLEGLKKISAEDYAGEEVTECNNRIYELNEQNQVLNRLRSKGYIDSALFILKSNVIETELEELKSKRNRILDNTNVSFEIEQTKQLINIVKAHEGLIEEYDENMFEKTVKVITVKSQTQLVFTLINGLELMEYL
- a CDS encoding SHOCT domain-containing protein — its product is MSQEQILNEVKYKTALHMLNTMLEAGMLTLSEYRRIDEMNRISFSPDLAGVYT
- a CDS encoding recombinase family protein; translated protein: MVQQKRAWLYCRIDAPEDKQGSLKGQEKELIDYAEQMGFEIIGISRDIGSGLNFKRNGIAEVSAAAAMGRMDALLITNISRIGRDTGKTIRFITMLYKMGIRIYSPAEGEIAALANEHNPFNKVQG
- a CDS encoding sigma-70 family RNA polymerase sigma factor, with amino-acid sequence MIKEKIQSDISWEEWLIDEDRKIANSDRRYRYHNRSYDAMGEKLVSQESITKYIPIEEIISETSGFLESITQLHLHNAIKKLNSKQRLIIEMVFWQGYTQQETAKILHCSQANVSKVLKRAITQLIKEYI